One stretch of Chryseobacterium sp. LJ668 DNA includes these proteins:
- a CDS encoding GatB/YqeY domain-containing protein encodes MSLEFTISEAIKTAMRAKDRVALDSLRAVKSQILLLKTEALGAEVSSEQEIAILQRMIKQRKDSYEQFTAQGRNDLADVEDAQMKVIEKFLPAQLSSEELEAEMRQIISETGAESMKDLGKVMGLASKNLAGRSDGKSISEMAKRLLS; translated from the coding sequence ATGAGTTTAGAATTTACCATAAGTGAAGCAATAAAAACGGCGATGAGAGCAAAAGACAGAGTAGCTTTGGATTCTCTTCGCGCTGTAAAATCGCAGATATTGTTGCTGAAAACCGAAGCCTTAGGAGCTGAAGTTTCATCCGAACAGGAAATTGCAATTTTGCAGAGAATGATCAAGCAGCGTAAAGATTCATATGAGCAGTTTACCGCTCAGGGAAGAAACGATTTGGCAGACGTGGAAGACGCTCAGATGAAAGTCATTGAGAAGTTTTTACCTGCACAATTATCTTCCGAAGAATTGGAAGCTGAAATGAGGCAGATTATTTCAGAAACCGGTGCCGAATCAATGAAAGATTTAGGCAAAGTAATGGGATTAGCCTCTAAAAATTTAGCTGGAAGATCTGACGGAAAAAGCATCTCAGAGATGGCTAAGAGATTGCTCTCATAG
- a CDS encoding BrxA/BrxB family bacilliredoxin, translated as MYPSDLVMPMKAELTNKGFQDLETPAQVEDALKQSGTTLLVINSVCGCAAGAARPGVVYSLTGEKKPDHLTTVFAGFDKEAVDAARKHLAPFPPSSPCVALFKDGELVHMLERHHIEGNPAGAIAANLQAAYDEYC; from the coding sequence ATGTATCCATCAGATTTAGTAATGCCAATGAAGGCTGAGCTTACAAATAAAGGTTTTCAGGATTTAGAAACTCCGGCACAGGTAGAAGATGCTTTGAAGCAATCAGGTACTACGCTTTTAGTAATCAACTCAGTTTGCGGATGTGCGGCAGGAGCTGCAAGACCGGGAGTAGTTTATTCTTTGACAGGAGAGAAAAAACCAGATCATTTGACCACTGTATTTGCAGGTTTTGATAAAGAAGCTGTTGATGCAGCCAGAAAACACTTAGCTCCATTTCCTCCGAGCTCGCCATGTGTGGCTCTTTTCAAAGACGGTGAATTGGTTCACATGTTAGAAAGACATCACATTGAAGGTAATCCTGCAGGAGCAATCGCTGCAAATCTTCAGGCCGCTTATGATGAATATTGCTAA
- a CDS encoding GH3 auxin-responsive promoter family protein, producing MATKALFNTVVNWFIRQRIDQIQNFMDHPIETQNGILFSQLFHAEDTEYGKRYGFNSISSYQDFKNKVPVVTYEDFEPYIEKARQGHKDVSWPGYIKHFAKSSGTTNAKSKFIPISAESLEYCHMKAGKDMVSIYANNHPENQLFTNKNLRLGGSSELYADFNTKFGDLSAILIDNLPFWVEITTTPSKKVSLMGEWESKLKAITSEVKNEDVGSILGVPSWMMVLLQRVIKETDVENISELWPNLEVFFHGGISFKPYKDQFKKIIGKNINYYEIYNASEGFFGIQDRPNNDEMLLMLDYGIFYEFIPMDQFHCSNPKVVSLEEVEIGKNYAMVITTNGGLWRYLIGDTVIFTSNNPFRIKITGRTKHYINAFGEELMITNVESALARACEATKSAVKDFTGAPIFMKENESGAHEWIFEFSEKPESLEEFTDVFDQHLKAINSDYEAKRYNNITLKKPVIHVAKPNLFYCWLESKGKLGGQNKVPRLSNDREYIDPLLQLNNQS from the coding sequence ATGGCAACGAAAGCACTTTTCAATACGGTAGTCAATTGGTTTATCCGCCAAAGGATAGATCAGATACAGAATTTTATGGATCATCCTATCGAAACGCAAAACGGAATTCTGTTTTCACAGTTGTTTCATGCAGAAGATACGGAATATGGTAAGAGATACGGTTTTAATTCGATCTCAAGCTATCAGGATTTTAAAAACAAAGTTCCTGTAGTAACCTACGAAGATTTTGAACCTTATATTGAAAAAGCCAGACAAGGGCATAAAGATGTTAGCTGGCCGGGATATATCAAACATTTTGCTAAATCTTCCGGGACGACCAATGCTAAGAGTAAATTTATCCCAATTTCTGCCGAAAGTTTGGAGTACTGCCATATGAAAGCGGGAAAGGATATGGTTTCCATTTATGCTAATAATCATCCTGAAAATCAGCTTTTTACAAATAAAAATCTTCGTCTGGGCGGAAGTTCAGAATTGTACGCAGATTTTAATACCAAATTTGGAGATCTATCTGCAATTCTGATTGACAATCTTCCTTTTTGGGTGGAAATTACCACTACTCCGAGTAAAAAAGTTTCCTTAATGGGTGAATGGGAAAGTAAATTGAAAGCTATTACTTCTGAAGTGAAAAATGAAGATGTAGGAAGCATACTTGGAGTACCGAGCTGGATGATGGTACTTTTGCAGCGAGTTATCAAAGAAACTGATGTCGAAAATATTTCAGAACTCTGGCCAAATCTGGAAGTCTTTTTTCATGGCGGAATCAGCTTTAAACCATATAAAGATCAGTTCAAAAAGATTATCGGTAAAAATATCAACTACTACGAAATTTATAATGCTTCTGAAGGTTTCTTTGGAATTCAAGACAGGCCAAACAATGATGAAATGCTTCTGATGCTCGATTATGGAATTTTCTATGAATTTATTCCGATGGATCAGTTCCACTGTTCAAATCCGAAAGTTGTAAGTCTGGAAGAGGTGGAGATCGGAAAAAATTATGCTATGGTCATCACAACAAACGGTGGATTGTGGAGATATCTTATTGGAGATACCGTCATTTTTACGTCAAACAATCCTTTCAGAATAAAAATTACCGGCAGAACAAAACACTACATCAATGCATTTGGTGAAGAACTGATGATCACCAATGTAGAATCTGCACTGGCAAGAGCATGTGAAGCCACAAAATCTGCTGTAAAAGACTTTACCGGAGCCCCCATTTTTATGAAAGAAAATGAAAGTGGCGCTCATGAATGGATTTTTGAATTCAGCGAAAAGCCTGAAAGTCTGGAAGAATTCACAGATGTTTTTGATCAGCATCTGAAGGCGATCAATTCTGATTATGAAGCCAAAAGGTACAATAATATTACTTTGAAAAAGCCGGTTATTCATGTTGCAAAACCCAATCTTTTCTACTGCTGGCTGGAATCTAAAGGAAAGCTCGGAGGTCAAAATAAAGTGCCCCGTTTGAGCAATGACAGAGAATACATCGATCCATTATTACAACTGAATAATCAATCATAA
- a CDS encoding endonuclease/exonuclease/phosphatase family protein, which translates to MAVLLNAYIPPKVFPWFNLLSLGFPVLMIGYGVFTFFWIFSWKKRAFVFMFLGLFFLNPVKRWINYSSDSKATANLKIVSLNVKGGKLGIENIQEFINRQNADIVLLQEDAGSGYIFKNLEKNHTAPIVSTYSRYNATGYKELFAGMYNEEFNAYAEQSDIQIKGKTYRIINIYLQPFKFEKNMVKLNGNTDEDERKIKNVVRRLIPTFKMHQEQVNIIRKSIDESPYPVILAGDFNSVPNSYEYYHLGSGLKDAFFEVGKGSGTSFHDYKFPIRIDFIFTSPTIQPVSYQVDRSVKLSDHFPVIATFNIE; encoded by the coding sequence ATGGCCGTTTTATTAAATGCCTATATTCCGCCAAAGGTTTTCCCATGGTTTAATCTGCTGTCATTAGGATTCCCTGTATTAATGATAGGATATGGCGTATTTACTTTTTTCTGGATCTTTTCATGGAAAAAGCGGGCGTTTGTCTTTATGTTTTTAGGTTTGTTTTTTCTGAATCCTGTTAAAAGATGGATTAATTATTCCTCAGACAGTAAAGCAACCGCTAACTTAAAGATTGTGAGTTTAAATGTAAAAGGAGGAAAGTTAGGAATTGAAAACATCCAAGAGTTTATCAATCGACAGAATGCAGACATCGTCTTGCTGCAGGAAGATGCCGGATCAGGCTACATATTTAAAAATCTTGAAAAAAATCATACAGCACCTATCGTTTCCACTTACTCAAGATATAATGCCACAGGATATAAAGAACTGTTTGCGGGAATGTATAATGAAGAATTTAATGCCTATGCAGAGCAGAGCGATATACAAATCAAAGGGAAAACATATCGTATCATCAACATATACCTCCAGCCTTTCAAGTTTGAAAAAAATATGGTGAAACTTAACGGCAACACCGACGAAGATGAACGGAAAATAAAAAATGTTGTCCGGAGATTGATCCCCACTTTTAAAATGCATCAAGAGCAAGTGAATATCATAAGAAAAAGTATTGATGAATCTCCCTATCCCGTTATTTTGGCTGGAGATTTTAATTCAGTTCCGAATTCCTATGAATATTATCATTTAGGAAGCGGTCTAAAAGATGCCTTTTTTGAAGTAGGGAAAGGTAGCGGAACCAGTTTTCATGATTACAAATTTCCTATCAGAATAGATTTTATATTTACGTCACCTACGATACAGCCTGTAAGCTACCAAGTTGACCGTTCGGTAAAGCTTTCTGATCATTTTCCGGTAATTGCTACATTTAACATTGAGTGA
- a CDS encoding rhomboid family intramembrane serine protease, producing MFNNIPPITRNIIILNVVVFIASFLLPQLNDIFAAYYPFSPNFKSWQIVTHMFMHGSFMHILFNMFTLYSFGPILEQSLGDKKYIILYFVSGLGAFFLFNLWNFVEVQKIISDMELLGLNPSEIFTKADINYVGDLKINATTAKGQELSQTLYVALRTPMVGASGAIFGVIAAFATLYPDSKIGILFIPIPVKVKYVLPIVIVGSIYLGIFGGGGNIAHLAHVGGAIVGFILARIWRKHLYRFN from the coding sequence ATGTTTAACAATATACCGCCGATTACACGAAATATAATTATTTTAAATGTTGTTGTTTTTATAGCGTCATTTCTATTACCTCAGCTCAACGATATATTTGCTGCCTATTATCCATTTTCTCCAAATTTCAAATCATGGCAGATTGTTACTCATATGTTTATGCATGGCAGTTTTATGCATATCCTCTTCAATATGTTTACTCTATACAGTTTCGGACCTATTCTGGAGCAATCACTTGGAGATAAAAAATATATAATTCTTTATTTCGTAAGTGGTTTAGGAGCATTTTTTCTATTTAATTTATGGAATTTTGTAGAAGTTCAAAAGATTATTAGTGATATGGAACTGTTAGGTTTAAACCCTTCTGAAATTTTCACCAAAGCAGATATTAATTATGTAGGAGATTTAAAAATTAATGCAACTACCGCAAAAGGTCAAGAATTATCACAAACTCTATATGTAGCTCTCAGAACTCCAATGGTTGGAGCATCAGGAGCCATTTTCGGAGTCATTGCTGCATTTGCAACCCTATATCCGGACTCAAAAATCGGAATTCTATTTATTCCCATCCCAGTAAAAGTAAAATATGTACTTCCTATCGTTATCGTAGGATCAATTTATTTGGGAATTTTCGGTGGTGGTGGAAATATTGCCCATCTCGCACACGTTGGAGGAGCGATTGTCGGTTTTATTCTCGCAAGGATTTGGAGGAAACATTTATATAGATTTAATTAA
- the mutL gene encoding DNA mismatch repair endonuclease MutL, protein MSDIIQLLPDHVANQIAAGEVVQRPASIVKELLENAIDAGASKVELIIRDAGKNLIQVVDDGKGMSDTDARMAFERHATSKIRATDDIFRISTKGFRGEALASIAAVSQVELKTRKPESPLGTNIYIEGGTFQFQEPVQTAEGSNFLVKNLFYNVPARRKFLKNNNIEFRHVIDEFQRVALAHENIEFSMFHDDDPVFRLRKGTQMQRIVDVFGRKLHPQLIPIKEDILWCKLHGFVAKPEGAKKTRGEQFLFVNGRFFKSPYFNKAVQEAFEGLLLPGYIPTFFLFLELDPEKIDVNIHPQKTEVKFEDEHLIFALIRSTIKRSLGIYNIAPSLDFERDPHLDEMMQKSFPSKSNNAGNLKIPEITVDRDYNPFLEERSVTKNEIQNLTEMYHQNISAEPSKINLFEDEDFDEDLMRLPNGYWLFNKGDRTLMLDLGRMHRLVIAENNKTQKKGNVSHALLFSLEYHMNEIEKNKYKSIKKFLPELGFDMKIAHENVLRIDAVPEGLKETQVMKFLENLFDILEYRTEDEFMQFYHNQWAKMQSKSRFDFIYKADAEQVIKDFTALGFPEFLPTGKRCFYEVPFNDFKNKF, encoded by the coding sequence ATCATAAGAGATGCCGGGAAAAACCTTATTCAGGTGGTTGACGACGGAAAAGGAATGTCTGATACCGATGCCAGAATGGCTTTTGAAAGACATGCCACCTCAAAAATAAGAGCTACAGACGATATATTTAGAATTTCTACCAAAGGTTTTCGTGGGGAGGCTTTAGCATCTATTGCTGCCGTTTCTCAGGTAGAGCTTAAAACAAGAAAGCCGGAATCGCCGCTAGGTACCAATATTTATATAGAAGGCGGAACTTTCCAGTTTCAGGAGCCTGTGCAAACTGCAGAGGGATCTAATTTTTTAGTAAAAAATCTTTTCTACAATGTTCCTGCAAGAAGAAAATTCCTGAAAAATAACAATATAGAATTCAGACATGTTATTGATGAATTTCAGCGTGTTGCTTTAGCTCATGAGAATATAGAATTTTCTATGTTTCATGATGACGACCCTGTTTTCAGATTGCGAAAAGGAACACAGATGCAGCGTATTGTCGATGTTTTCGGAAGAAAATTACATCCGCAGCTGATTCCTATTAAAGAAGACATTCTCTGGTGTAAACTTCATGGGTTTGTTGCCAAACCGGAAGGCGCAAAAAAAACCCGTGGCGAACAGTTTCTTTTCGTCAACGGAAGATTCTTTAAAAGTCCGTATTTCAACAAAGCGGTTCAGGAAGCTTTTGAAGGGTTGCTTTTACCCGGATATATTCCTACGTTTTTTCTTTTCCTGGAACTAGATCCTGAAAAAATCGATGTAAATATTCATCCTCAGAAAACGGAAGTGAAATTCGAAGATGAGCACCTTATTTTTGCATTGATTCGCTCTACAATCAAAAGATCACTCGGAATTTACAATATTGCGCCAAGTTTAGATTTTGAGAGAGATCCGCATCTCGATGAGATGATGCAGAAAAGCTTCCCAAGTAAAAGCAATAATGCCGGAAATCTCAAAATACCCGAGATTACGGTAGACCGGGACTATAATCCTTTTTTGGAAGAACGCAGCGTTACAAAAAACGAAATTCAGAATCTCACAGAGATGTACCATCAGAATATTTCTGCCGAGCCTTCAAAGATCAATCTTTTTGAAGACGAAGATTTTGACGAAGATCTGATGCGGCTTCCAAACGGATACTGGTTGTTTAACAAAGGAGACAGAACATTGATGCTTGATTTGGGCAGAATGCATCGATTGGTGATTGCAGAAAACAATAAAACTCAGAAAAAAGGCAATGTAAGCCACGCTCTATTGTTCTCCTTAGAATATCACATGAATGAAATTGAGAAAAATAAATATAAATCAATCAAAAAATTTCTCCCGGAATTGGGTTTTGACATGAAAATTGCACACGAAAACGTGCTCAGAATAGACGCCGTTCCCGAAGGTTTGAAAGAAACCCAGGTCATGAAGTTTCTCGAAAATCTTTTTGACATTCTGGAATATCGAACCGAAGACGAATTTATGCAGTTTTACCACAATCAATGGGCAAAAATGCAGTCGAAATCACGGTTTGATTTTATTTACAAGGCCGATGCAGAGCAGGTGATCAAAGACTTCACGGCATTGGGCTTTCCCGAGTTTTTACCCACCGGAAAAAGATGTTTTTATGAAGTTCCGTTTAATGATTTTAAAAATAAATTTTAA